A genome region from Chloroflexaceae bacterium includes the following:
- a CDS encoding cbb3-type cytochrome c oxidase subunit I translates to MAVIARPRAAARADVADRFATENRVAGLNILVAFLALGLGGLMGVLQVLQYNGIDLYKPLKAILPGGYYQGLTLHGVLNVLVFTTFYIIGFLTFVTARSFDRPLSNRGLTWFTFYFMTAGLLIAAVPILLNKATVMFTFYPPLKANGFFYLGLTMVVVGTYFLLANQAMTLRDWRRDNPGAKVPLAAFMAIVTMTMWVIATFGVAVEMLVLLLPWAFGLVPGTDPLLARTLFWFTGHPIVYFWLLPAYISWYTIVPRLAGGKLFSEPMARVSFLLFLVLSVPIGMHHQYTDPGISQIWKLVHFIFTVGVFFPSLLTFFNVVASLEHAGRSRGGKGWLAWIFALPWNEPAFVTQVFAMMLFAFGGASGVINASYNLNLVVHNTAWISGHFHLTVGSAVALTFMGLTYWLLPYLAGRELWSRGLALAQAWLWIIGMILFSHFMHMLGLAGMPRRTMIGSAPYVLPEWERLLPLTMIGGLLMFASALCFLVNMVMTLTAGRRVEAGPVTFARALSGPEDVPAFLDRLTPWVLSALVLVAINYGPTLYFLATTGRFNIPGLSPW, encoded by the coding sequence ATGGCAGTGATCGCTCGACCACGTGCCGCGGCGCGTGCAGATGTTGCGGATCGATTTGCCACCGAGAACCGCGTCGCGGGTCTCAACATTCTGGTGGCTTTTCTGGCCCTGGGCCTGGGCGGACTGATGGGCGTGCTGCAGGTGTTGCAGTACAACGGGATTGATCTCTACAAACCCCTCAAAGCAATCCTGCCCGGCGGCTACTACCAGGGTCTGACGCTCCATGGCGTGCTGAATGTGCTCGTGTTTACCACGTTCTATATCATCGGGTTTTTGACCTTCGTGACGGCGCGGTCCTTCGACCGCCCCCTCAGCAACCGTGGTCTGACCTGGTTTACCTTTTACTTTATGACCGCTGGCCTGCTCATCGCGGCCGTGCCGATTCTGCTCAACAAGGCCACGGTAATGTTCACGTTTTACCCGCCGTTGAAGGCCAATGGCTTCTTCTACCTGGGCCTGACTATGGTAGTGGTGGGGACGTATTTTCTCCTGGCTAACCAGGCGATGACCCTGCGGGACTGGCGCCGGGATAATCCGGGCGCGAAGGTTCCTCTGGCGGCGTTCATGGCAATCGTGACGATGACCATGTGGGTCATTGCCACGTTCGGCGTTGCGGTCGAAATGCTGGTATTGCTGTTGCCATGGGCCTTCGGTCTGGTTCCGGGCACCGATCCGCTGCTGGCGCGCACGTTGTTCTGGTTCACTGGCCATCCGATTGTGTACTTCTGGCTCCTGCCGGCGTACATCTCCTGGTATACGATTGTCCCCAGACTGGCGGGCGGCAAACTGTTCAGCGAGCCGATGGCCCGCGTGTCGTTCCTGCTCTTCCTGGTGTTGTCGGTGCCGATTGGCATGCACCACCAGTACACCGATCCCGGCATTTCTCAGATCTGGAAACTGGTGCACTTTATTTTCACCGTCGGCGTCTTTTTCCCCAGCCTGCTGACCTTTTTTAACGTGGTGGCCTCGCTGGAGCACGCCGGGCGCAGCCGGGGCGGCAAGGGCTGGCTGGCCTGGATCTTCGCCCTGCCCTGGAATGAGCCAGCCTTCGTCACTCAGGTCTTCGCGATGATGCTCTTTGCCTTTGGCGGCGCCAGCGGGGTGATCAACGCCAGTTACAACCTCAACCTGGTGGTGCACAACACTGCCTGGATCTCCGGCCATTTCCACCTGACCGTCGGCTCGGCGGTAGCGCTGACCTTTATGGGGCTAACCTACTGGCTGTTGCCCTACCTGGCCGGCCGGGAACTGTGGAGCCGGGGTCTGGCTCTGGCTCAGGCCTGGCTCTGGATCATTGGCATGATCCTCTTCTCGCACTTCATGCACATGCTTGGCCTGGCGGGCATGCCCCGGCGCACCATGATCGGCTCTGCCCCCTACGTGTTGCCCGAGTGGGAGCGCCTGCTCCCCCTGACGATGATCGGTGGTCTGCTGATGTTTGCCAGCGCGCTGTGCTTCCTGGTGAACATGGTGATGACGCTCACGGCTGGCAGGCGGGTGGAAGCCGGGCCGGTGACCTTCGCCAGGGCGCTCTCGGGGCCTGAGGATGTGCCGGCCTTCCTC